The following are encoded in a window of Mycoplasma anserisalpingitidis genomic DNA:
- a CDS encoding DUF1846 domain-containing protein, whose translation MEKCFNKNKYIKSQIKKINQRIDFFKNKLYLEFGGKLFDDYHASRVLPGFEPDTKMSMLYKLKEKIEFMICINAEDVISQKIRSDIGISYEQDLFRLIEKLSKNEFYVGSVVITHYNNQEKIKSLTNKLDKLKIKYAFHYKIDNYPSDVNYICSENGFGKNQYIKTTRELVVVTAPGPGSGKLATCLSQIYNDYQNNIKSGYAKFETFPVWNIELDNPINLAYEAATVNLNDVNMIDPFHYQKYKKIAVNYNRDIESFPILQNLFRKIMNQDIYFSPTDMGVNMLKNGIINNQLANFYAQQEIIRRYFNIKLEVLKDYSKKDQLEKIQAIMNKLKINQNYRKVYDYSVKLANANKRNYAAFEVDQKLISGKESELFEPSAAALLNALKVVSDIDLSVDVLPLEIINQILLFKKTDIFNSEGKLKVYDVLTTIAIQAKFDKNCKRMFDNLKKLNNSEFHTTKLLSKSEEETLKKLGVNITQELLNN comes from the coding sequence ATGGAAAAGTGTTTCAATAAAAATAAATATATCAAGTCCCAAATCAAGAAAATTAATCAAAGAATAGACTTTTTTAAAAATAAATTGTACTTAGAATTTGGTGGTAAATTATTTGATGATTATCACGCTTCACGTGTACTTCCTGGTTTTGAACCTGATACAAAAATGAGCATGCTTTACAAATTAAAAGAGAAAATTGAATTTATGATTTGTATAAATGCTGAAGATGTAATTTCACAAAAAATTCGTTCTGATATTGGAATTAGTTATGAACAAGATCTTTTCAGATTAATTGAAAAACTCAGCAAGAATGAATTCTATGTAGGTTCAGTTGTAATAACTCACTATAATAATCAGGAAAAAATAAAGAGTTTGACAAATAAATTGGACAAATTAAAAATTAAATATGCTTTCCACTATAAAATAGATAATTATCCAAGTGATGTAAATTATATTTGTAGTGAAAATGGTTTTGGTAAAAATCAATACATTAAAACAACTCGTGAGTTAGTTGTCGTTACTGCTCCTGGCCCAGGAAGCGGTAAATTAGCGACTTGTTTGTCTCAAATTTACAATGACTATCAAAATAATATTAAATCAGGCTATGCTAAATTCGAAACTTTCCCTGTTTGAAATATTGAATTAGATAATCCGATAAATTTAGCTTATGAAGCTGCTACAGTGAATTTAAATGATGTAAATATGATCGATCCGTTTCATTATCAAAAATACAAAAAAATTGCTGTTAATTATAATCGCGATATTGAAAGTTTTCCTATTTTACAAAACTTATTCAGAAAAATTATGAACCAAGATATTTACTTTTCACCAACAGATATGGGAGTAAATATGTTAAAAAATGGGATTATTAATAATCAACTAGCAAACTTTTATGCACAGCAAGAAATAATTAGACGATACTTTAACATTAAACTTGAAGTACTAAAAGATTACTCCAAAAAAGACCAACTTGAAAAAATTCAAGCAATAATGAATAAACTGAAAATTAACCAAAATTACCGAAAAGTTTATGATTATTCAGTCAAATTAGCAAATGCAAATAAAAGAAATTACGCAGCTTTTGAAGTTGATCAAAAATTAATTAGTGGTAAAGAAAGTGAATTATTTGAGCCTTCAGCAGCAGCTCTGCTTAATGCTTTAAAAGTTGTCTCTGATATAGATTTAAGTGTTGATGTTTTGCCTTTAGAGATTATAAATCAAATACTTTTATTTAAAAAGACAGATATTTTTAATTCTGAAGGAAAATTAAAAGTTTATGATGTTTTAACTACAATTGCTATTCAAGCAAAATTCGACAAAAATTGCAAAAGAATGTTTGATAATCTAAAAAAATTAAATAATAGTGAATTTCATACAACAAAATTATTAAGCAAAAGCGAGGAAGAAACACTAAAAAAACTTGGTGTTAATATTACTCAAGAATTACTAAACAACTAA
- the bcp gene encoding thioredoxin-dependent thiol peroxidase: protein MLKINQEAPDFTLLDQNNQPFTLSKYRNQKVLLYFYPKDNTSGCTKQACSYRDSMNQFEKLNIKVIGISKDSIESHKKFIEQNELNFTLLSDPEKQAIEKYFVWKEKVNFGKKYFGVVRSTFLIDENGKLIYVKYKASPAIDVENVLKILK, encoded by the coding sequence ATGTTAAAAATTAATCAAGAAGCACCAGATTTTACACTTTTAGACCAAAACAATCAACCTTTTACTTTAAGCAAATACAGAAACCAAAAAGTTTTACTATATTTTTACCCTAAAGACAATACTTCGGGTTGCACAAAACAAGCTTGTTCATACAGAGATAGTATGAATCAGTTTGAAAAATTAAATATCAAAGTAATTGGTATAAGTAAAGATAGTATTGAATCACATAAGAAATTTATTGAACAAAATGAACTTAATTTTACTTTACTATCTGATCCTGAAAAACAGGCGATTGAAAAATACTTTGTTTGAAAAGAAAAAGTTAATTTCGGTAAAAAATATTTTGGAGTTGTTCGTTCTACATTTTTAATTGATGAAAATGGAAAATTAATTTACGTTAAATATAAAGCTAGTCCAGCAATTGATGTTGAGAATGTTCTTAAGATATTAAAATAA
- a CDS encoding YaaA family protein, which produces MKILISPAKNFTYFTVSEKEFSLPIFHSKSKLIEKLINELTDQEFTEVYKIKESKIEQYRIYSSIENKENLLAINSFIGIQYKYLDYISLTEQQKSFINQNVLILSSLYGIISPLNRIKEHKIDFNNKLNLYHFWDDQISHFFNTNKDEKYLILSSNEYTKLIQNHLKNSQYISVKFVEEIKGKLVSKSTMSKIQRGKMLRWITQNNINDFEQIKNYTLDNFEFFMQNNNELIFKQKNN; this is translated from the coding sequence ATGAAAATATTAATTTCTCCAGCCAAAAATTTTACTTATTTCACAGTTAGTGAAAAAGAATTTTCTCTTCCAATTTTTCATAGTAAATCTAAATTAATAGAAAAATTAATTAATGAATTGACAGATCAAGAATTTACGGAAGTTTATAAAATAAAAGAAAGCAAAATAGAACAATACCGTATTTATAGCAGTATTGAAAACAAAGAGAATCTTTTGGCAATAAATTCCTTTATTGGAATACAATATAAATACCTAGATTACATTAGTTTAACTGAACAACAAAAGAGTTTTATTAATCAAAACGTGTTAATTTTAAGTAGTTTATATGGAATAATAAGTCCATTAAATAGAATAAAAGAGCATAAAATTGACTTCAATAATAAACTAAATTTATATCATTTTTGAGATGATCAAATCAGTCATTTTTTCAACACAAATAAAGATGAAAAATACTTAATTTTAAGTTCAAATGAATACACTAAATTGATTCAAAACCATCTTAAAAATAGTCAATATATAAGTGTAAAATTTGTTGAAGAGATTAAAGGTAAATTAGTTTCTAAAAGTACTATGTCTAAAATTCAAAGAGGAAAGATGCTTCGCTGAATTACACAAAATAATATAAATGACTTTGAACAAATCAAAAATTACACTTTGGATAACTTTGAATTCTTTATGCAAAATAATAATGAACTAATTTTTAAACAAAAAAATAATTAA
- a CDS encoding MAGa3780 family membrane protein has product MKNRFINLEKNRKITLIIGILVLLVFLYSAIGDAIFRVREFNQQLQTVDDNTLNDLLNYSQLRPTLLGFMWKKTLTFTYITNLSVAISLIIYAFYGNKLFSKLWVFYSASWITITFLVFWTLIFAELARAEIWSLSFTISTHAINPIIAIVTLFYLKNEIKPFVKFKHCLHSVWFMIAYYIFALIIFFSGFSAINVLQNKINNSNLNVYKILDLPIYSFLNFAKPLFYSGDNLIVKILLNIVIVIVGIAVVIGFSTMWMKLISISKKAKKKL; this is encoded by the coding sequence ATGAAAAATAGATTTATAAACTTAGAAAAAAATAGAAAAATAACCTTGATAATAGGGATATTAGTCTTATTAGTATTCTTATATTCAGCTATTGGAGATGCGATTTTTAGAGTTAGAGAATTCAATCAACAATTACAAACTGTTGATGACAATACTTTAAATGATTTATTAAATTACAGTCAACTTAGACCAACTTTACTAGGTTTTATGTGAAAGAAAACATTAACTTTTACATATATAACTAACTTGTCAGTAGCAATAAGTTTAATCATTTATGCTTTTTATGGTAATAAATTATTTTCTAAACTTTGGGTATTTTATTCAGCTTCGTGAATTACAATTACTTTTCTAGTTTTTTGAACATTAATTTTTGCTGAATTGGCTAGAGCTGAGATTTGATCACTAAGTTTTACAATTTCAACTCATGCAATAAATCCAATAATTGCTATTGTGACGTTATTTTACTTAAAAAATGAAATAAAACCATTTGTTAAATTTAAACATTGTTTACACTCAGTTTGATTTATGATTGCTTACTACATATTTGCACTTATAATTTTCTTTAGTGGATTTAGTGCGATAAATGTACTTCAAAACAAAATTAATAATTCGAACTTAAATGTCTACAAAATTCTTGATTTGCCTATTTATAGCTTTTTAAATTTTGCTAAACCGCTATTTTACTCAGGTGATAATTTAATAGTAAAAATATTATTAAACATAGTTATAGTTATAGTAGGAATTGCAGTAGTTATAGGCTTTTCGACAATGTGAATGAAACTAATAAGTATTTCAAAAAAAGCTAAGAAAAAACTTTAA
- a CDS encoding ECF transporter S component, whose translation MKSPILPPTNKWGIFSKWTIKKMVFVGILIAVSVALTIFLSSGIPAAYLPQLKFSIIGLPVKITGFIFGPIIGFLVGLLSDIISMFFIVPTLYSPLYTLATAMNGLVSGIIGWFFMHFLKFYFDDQSKIEHLKGKIFKLNLKFDELVSKEEFEKSKSVHEKIIKISIQIKNIDKVKTESQLRNVCLIISVFFLSLLIVILISVIGFELPDSAFVKLPINNRWMLLTLTVAGFATMMIFLTITRFKLNKTSYLIVIPIVIFSALLEITNVPILAIGDASVTNNGGFGDIVLWIFSHTLISPVKIWINLLIIYYSYSIVSKLIYKNENLGY comes from the coding sequence ATGAAATCACCTATTTTACCACCTACAAATAAATGAGGAATTTTTAGTAAATGGACCATTAAAAAAATGGTTTTTGTTGGTATTTTAATTGCAGTTTCAGTAGCGTTAACTATTTTTTTAAGTAGCGGAATTCCAGCGGCTTATTTACCACAATTAAAATTCAGTATTATTGGTTTACCTGTAAAAATTACTGGTTTTATTTTTGGTCCAATTATTGGTTTTTTGGTTGGTTTATTAAGTGATATTATTTCGATGTTTTTCATTGTTCCGACACTTTATAGTCCACTTTATACATTAGCAACAGCTATGAATGGACTTGTTTCAGGAATAATTGGCTGATTTTTTATGCATTTTCTTAAATTTTATTTTGATGATCAATCAAAAATTGAACATCTAAAAGGAAAGATTTTTAAACTTAATCTTAAATTTGATGAATTAGTTTCTAAAGAGGAATTTGAAAAGTCTAAAAGTGTACATGAAAAAATAATTAAGATTTCAATACAAATTAAAAATATTGATAAAGTTAAAACTGAATCACAACTTAGAAATGTTTGCTTAATTATTTCTGTTTTCTTTTTAAGTTTATTAATAGTTATTCTAATCTCAGTAATTGGTTTTGAATTACCTGATTCAGCTTTTGTCAAATTACCTATAAATAACCGTTGAATGCTTTTGACTTTAACAGTTGCTGGTTTTGCAACTATGATGATTTTCCTTACTATAACAAGGTTCAAGTTAAATAAAACAAGTTATTTAATTGTAATCCCGATTGTTATTTTCTCAGCGTTATTAGAGATAACAAATGTTCCGATTTTAGCTATAGGAGATGCATCAGTTACAAATAATGGTGGATTTGGAGATATTGTACTTTGAATTTTCAGCCACACACTAATTAGTCCAGTTAAAATTTGAATTAATTTATTAATCATTTATTACTCTTATAGTATTGTTTCAAAATTGATTTACAAAAACGAAAATTTAGGTTATTAG
- a CDS encoding potassium channel family protein translates to MNIFNNKIMRIINTIVTSDSDIKKLRLNKKQTHLIKFAQLFYIALIVFTVIFSFISFAFKGQEFKNIIITVNVLTFFVLLADYILHWITYPIRSEKSSKIRSLISFPFTGVGLLLLICLLPSLSALQYLHLETNQVYKYFETLTFIRVIRLIFILKIFPPFKILINVFKEQKLILNYVFIFIIILIFVFALIIWKNEVEWLENETLIQTEKWFNSQNITLSHTSEEFINKYNEIKDSLSSNVVTNLFDALYFSTITLTTIGYGDFSPHAATSKFIVIVISIIGIAIFTIPSGIVAGSIMNNMSVMVDKKTKKKEKESKNSENK, encoded by the coding sequence ATGAATATTTTTAATAATAAAATAATGCGCATCATTAATACAATTGTAACTAGTGATAGCGATATTAAAAAATTACGATTAAATAAAAAACAAACTCATTTGATTAAGTTTGCACAACTTTTTTACATTGCTTTAATTGTTTTTACAGTTATTTTTTCATTTATTAGTTTTGCATTTAAAGGTCAAGAGTTTAAAAATATTATCATTACAGTTAATGTTTTGACTTTTTTTGTTTTACTTGCTGACTATATTTTACATTGAATTACTTATCCTATTCGTAGTGAAAAAAGTAGCAAAATAAGAAGTTTAATTAGCTTTCCATTCACTGGAGTTGGCTTACTTTTACTAATCTGCTTATTACCATCACTTTCAGCACTTCAATATTTACACCTTGAAACAAATCAGGTCTATAAATATTTTGAAACTCTAACATTTATCAGAGTTATTCGTCTTATTTTTATTCTTAAAATCTTCCCACCATTCAAGATTTTAATAAATGTATTTAAAGAACAAAAATTAATTCTTAATTATGTCTTTATTTTCATCATCATTTTAATCTTTGTTTTTGCATTAATTATCTGAAAAAATGAAGTAGAGTGACTTGAAAATGAAACACTTATTCAAACTGAAAAATGATTTAACTCGCAAAATATTACTCTTAGTCATACAAGTGAAGAATTTATCAATAAATATAACGAAATTAAAGATTCATTAAGTTCAAATGTTGTAACTAATCTTTTTGATGCACTTTACTTTTCAACTATTACATTGACAACTATTGGTTATGGAGATTTTTCTCCACATGCAGCTACTTCAAAATTTATTGTTATAGTTATTTCAATTATTGGTATTGCAATCTTTACAATCCCTTCGGGTATTGTGGCTGGAAGTATTATGAACAATATGAGTGTTATGGTTGATAAAAAAACTAAAAAGAAAGAAAAAGAATCAAAAAATAGCGAAAATAAATAG
- a CDS encoding cation-translocating P-type ATPase, which translates to MDTNIEELINSTDIKTGLSTEKVELNREKYGKNILTQNKKVNPFIAFLNQFKDFMIILLLIAAVISFGVAFYELYTNKDRSSTEIIISFVEPFIILLVVALNSMLGAYQEVKSDQAVRALEKINEQNAKVIRNGITITIPASELVVGDLIVIESGDTISADAKIIEAYNFFVVESSLTGESVAIEKNADKNIKQTNILAEKTNIVFSGTYSTNGRALAVVYSVGKNTEIGKINNLIQEQKTTSTPLQDKLNKMGKLFGWAGIVLLFVSLIIQIVLINTLKGTWTNIDVYSNSLITAISLAVAAIPEGLVTFTTVLLAIGVSKMAKENAIIKSLPAIETLGSTNIICSDKTGTLTQNKMTVVDLFSENKLLSETKDKTSFKQILSAAIACSDAEINIVDKELIEVGDPTETGIIRAGLDIDLTKNEILEKYKKVSALPFDSERKLMSVLLENNSHKIMITKGAPDIIFNLTNADKKFRELNEQWSNKAYRVIAVAKKEMPNDTEVIDFNDEKDLEIVGLIALIDPPREEVKQSILECLSAGVKPVMITGDHITTAVAIAKNLNIFSDNDIALTGAELAKLSDEELYNTVEKVSVYARVNPSDKLRIVQAWQKHNKVVAMTGDGVNDAPALKASDIGCAMGITGTDVSKQAADVILTDDNFNTITKAIRGGREIFDKIKTVILNLLISSVTEIIVMMIGLFVFRFTFAQQINDADFWVLSASQLLWINLLTHGLPAIALGMVHSGDNVMNRKPFNKVESIFARGMGINLMIQSSVVSLLSLLSYSIVALIATKYNITGIDFVKVTSTACFVTLGMATSLSSLNLISHKSIFKCSVKRFKLVYLASMFSVFCVILAAYVPGVRTVFKMYDSNIYPFELWLIPVGLGFGLIVWNEISKATKIHAKIYKLNKQK; encoded by the coding sequence ATGGATACAAATATTGAAGAATTAATAAACTCTACCGATATTAAAACTGGATTATCTACTGAAAAAGTTGAATTAAACAGAGAAAAATACGGTAAAAATATTTTAACTCAGAATAAAAAAGTTAATCCTTTTATTGCTTTTTTAAACCAATTCAAGGACTTTATGATTATTCTCTTACTCATCGCTGCAGTAATTAGTTTTGGTGTAGCATTTTATGAACTATACACTAATAAAGATAGAAGCAGTACTGAAATAATCATAAGTTTTGTTGAACCATTTATTATTCTTTTAGTTGTTGCTCTTAATAGTATGCTTGGTGCATATCAAGAAGTTAAAAGTGATCAAGCAGTTAGAGCTTTAGAAAAAATAAATGAACAAAATGCTAAAGTTATAAGAAACGGAATTACTATTACAATTCCTGCTTCAGAATTAGTTGTCGGAGATTTAATTGTAATTGAATCTGGTGATACTATTTCAGCTGATGCAAAAATTATCGAAGCATACAATTTTTTCGTTGTCGAATCTTCACTAACTGGTGAAAGTGTTGCAATTGAGAAAAATGCTGATAAAAATATAAAACAAACTAATATTTTAGCTGAAAAAACTAACATTGTTTTCTCAGGGACTTATTCAACTAATGGACGTGCACTTGCTGTAGTTTATTCGGTTGGTAAAAATACTGAAATTGGAAAAATTAACAATTTAATCCAAGAACAAAAAACCACAAGCACTCCACTACAAGATAAATTAAACAAAATGGGTAAATTATTTGGTTGAGCAGGAATTGTTTTACTTTTTGTAAGTTTAATTATTCAAATTGTTTTAATTAACACTCTTAAAGGAACTTGAACAAATATTGATGTTTACTCAAACTCTTTAATCACTGCAATTAGTTTAGCAGTTGCAGCTATACCAGAGGGCTTAGTAACCTTTACAACCGTTCTTCTTGCTATTGGTGTTTCAAAAATGGCTAAAGAAAATGCAATTATTAAATCACTACCAGCTATTGAAACACTTGGATCAACAAATATTATTTGTTCTGATAAAACCGGAACATTAACTCAAAATAAAATGACTGTAGTTGATTTATTCTCAGAAAATAAATTACTTTCAGAAACTAAAGATAAAACTTCATTTAAACAAATTCTTAGTGCAGCAATAGCTTGTTCAGATGCTGAAATAAATATTGTTGACAAAGAGTTGATTGAAGTCGGAGATCCAACCGAAACAGGAATTATACGTGCTGGATTAGATATCGATTTAACTAAAAATGAAATTTTAGAGAAATATAAAAAAGTTTCTGCATTACCATTTGATAGCGAAAGAAAATTAATGTCTGTACTTCTTGAAAATAATTCACATAAAATTATGATAACCAAAGGTGCACCAGATATTATCTTTAATTTAACTAATGCTGATAAGAAATTTAGAGAACTTAATGAACAGTGATCTAACAAAGCTTATCGTGTAATTGCTGTCGCTAAAAAAGAAATGCCTAACGATACTGAAGTAATTGACTTTAACGATGAAAAAGATTTAGAAATTGTTGGATTAATTGCTTTAATTGACCCACCTAGAGAAGAGGTTAAACAATCAATTCTAGAATGTTTAAGTGCTGGTGTAAAACCAGTTATGATTACCGGGGACCATATCACTACTGCTGTTGCAATTGCAAAAAATTTAAACATCTTCAGTGATAATGATATTGCTTTAACCGGTGCTGAATTAGCAAAATTAAGTGATGAAGAATTATACAACACTGTTGAGAAAGTTTCAGTTTACGCAAGAGTAAATCCTAGTGATAAACTTAGAATTGTACAAGCGTGACAAAAACACAACAAAGTTGTCGCTATGACTGGTGATGGAGTTAATGACGCACCTGCTCTTAAAGCATCAGATATTGGTTGCGCTATGGGGATAACAGGGACTGATGTTTCTAAACAAGCTGCAGACGTTATTTTAACTGATGATAATTTCAATACAATCACTAAAGCAATTCGTGGTGGTAGAGAAATTTTCGACAAAATCAAAACTGTTATTTTAAATTTACTAATCTCATCAGTAACTGAAATTATTGTTATGATGATTGGTCTATTTGTGTTTAGATTTACCTTTGCACAACAAATAAATGATGCTGATTTTTGAGTTCTCTCAGCATCTCAATTACTTTGAATCAACCTTTTAACTCACGGTTTACCTGCTATAGCACTAGGTATGGTTCACAGTGGTGATAATGTTATGAATAGAAAACCATTTAATAAAGTTGAATCAATCTTTGCTAGAGGTATGGGGATTAATTTAATGATTCAATCTTCAGTAGTTTCGCTTTTATCATTATTATCATATTCAATCGTGGCTTTAATTGCAACTAAATATAATATTACTGGAATTGACTTTGTTAAAGTAACTTCAACTGCCTGCTTTGTGACTTTAGGAATGGCCACTTCATTAAGTTCACTAAATTTAATAAGTCATAAATCAATTTTTAAATGCAGTGTAAAAAGATTTAAGTTAGTATATTTAGCAAGTATGTTCTCAGTATTCTGTGTTATTCTTGCTGCTTATGTTCCTGGAGTAAGAACTGTATTTAAAATGTATGACTCAAACATATACCCATTTGAATTATGATTAATTCCAGTAGGACTAGGTTTTGGTTTAATAGTATGAAACGAAATTTCAAAAGCTACTAAAATTCATGCAAAAATTTATAAGTTAAACAAACAAAAGTAA
- a CDS encoding HAD family hydrolase — protein MKSKWAIFSDVDGTIYGFPDKTLPEANRKKLLEITEKGVPFILNTGNGPFEKIKKLASLTKSRYMICSNGAVIYDNLKNEFVHIEYMPLEEAKKIFDLADEQNIKLYYFGTDQYYLKNHDQAMYRFLSDFLEYEDWITDGRLNEDIHKIEVYGTEEEIKKAYETFKKANINLNIIYLGSHMEITKQGVSKGSAIKWMCENIFDTTLDNVMAIGDSQNDQQMLEIVGYSYAMANSDEQTKKVAKYHTSDVRQAGLAEAIDDYLYRSDFELKRQISQQTKK, from the coding sequence ATGAAAAGTAAATGAGCAATCTTTAGTGATGTTGATGGTACAATTTATGGTTTTCCAGACAAAACTTTACCTGAAGCAAACAGAAAAAAATTATTAGAAATTACCGAAAAAGGAGTTCCATTTATTCTTAATACCGGAAATGGGCCTTTTGAAAAAATTAAAAAATTAGCCTCATTAACCAAATCTAGATACATGATTTGTTCAAATGGAGCCGTTATTTATGATAACTTGAAAAATGAATTTGTTCATATTGAATACATGCCACTTGAAGAGGCTAAGAAAATATTCGATTTAGCTGATGAGCAAAATATTAAACTTTACTATTTTGGAACTGATCAATACTACTTAAAAAATCATGATCAAGCAATGTATAGATTTCTTAGCGATTTCCTTGAATATGAAGACTGAATTACCGATGGACGCTTAAATGAAGATATTCATAAAATCGAAGTTTATGGTACTGAAGAAGAAATTAAAAAAGCATATGAAACATTCAAAAAAGCAAATATTAACTTAAATATTATCTACCTTGGATCACACATGGAAATTACTAAGCAAGGTGTTTCAAAAGGATCAGCAATTAAATGAATGTGTGAAAATATCTTTGATACTACCTTAGATAATGTTATGGCTATTGGTGATAGTCAAAATGACCAACAAATGCTTGAAATTGTTGGATATTCTTATGCAATGGCTAACTCAGATGAACAAACTAAAAAAGTGGCTAAATATCACACTTCAGATGTAAGACAAGCTGGTTTAGCTGAAGCAATTGATGATTATTTATACAGAAGTGATTTTGAACTAAAAAGACAAATTTCACAGCAAACTAAGAAATAA
- a CDS encoding leucine-rich repeat protein produces MKKYIKTIILISTTAITTLPAIILSVSCNDKLKSKELNEIYTPKEYYKLDKSGEVLIWVDKRIKNFNINQEETIKIKSIKSRVFEDCKDLKSVTIPNSVTSIGSFAFSSCENLKSITIPNSVTSIEPGTFYRCSSLESITLPNKVTSIGQQAFNGCLSLKSVTIPNSVTSIGYSAFSYCSNLVSINIPNNLTKIESEVFSNCFNLTSITIPNKVTSIDKFAFNNCSSLTSLIIPDKVTSIGVKAFNGCSNLTSITISNRFTKIDEGILKGCSNLTKITVWGNTFSVGNYGWFTVFNYFVRG; encoded by the coding sequence ATGAAAAAATATATAAAAACAATAATATTAATCTCAACTACAGCAATCACAACTTTACCAGCAATAATTTTATCTGTAAGTTGCAATGATAAGCTTAAAAGCAAAGAATTGAATGAAATATATACTCCGAAAGAGTACTATAAATTAGATAAAAGTGGTGAAGTTTTGATTTGAGTTGATAAAAGAATAAAAAACTTTAATATCAATCAAGAAGAAACAATAAAAATAAAATCTATAAAATCAAGAGTTTTTGAAGATTGCAAAGATTTAAAAAGTGTTACTATTCCTAATAGCGTAACTTCAATTGGTTCATTTGCGTTTTCTTCTTGCGAAAATTTAAAATCAATAACTATTCCAAATAGTGTAACTTCAATTGAACCTGGTACATTTTATCGTTGTTCAAGTTTAGAATCAATTACTTTACCAAATAAGGTTACTTCAATTGGACAACAAGCTTTCAATGGCTGTTTGAGTTTAAAATCTGTAACTATTCCAAATAGTGTAACTTCGATTGGTTATTCAGCATTCAGTTATTGTTCAAATTTAGTCTCAATTAATATTCCTAATAATTTAACTAAGATTGAATCAGAAGTTTTTAGCAATTGTTTTAACTTAACATCAATTACTATCCCTAATAAGGTAACTTCAATTGATAAATTTGCATTTAATAACTGTTCAAGTCTAACATCGCTTATTATTCCAGATAAAGTAACTTCAATCGGTGTTAAAGCGTTTAATGGTTGCTCAAATCTAACTTCAATTACCATTTCAAATAGGTTTACCAAGATTGATGAAGGTATACTTAAAGGTTGCTCAAATCTAACGAAAATAACTGTTTGAGGCAACACTTTTTCAGTTGGAAATTATGGATGATTTACTGTATTTAACTACTTTGTAAGAGGATAG
- a CDS encoding type I phosphomannose isomerase catalytic subunit encodes MKKIVPIIHNKIWGYEIWLVSSLKGMETKFTDNSLVKNAPLIKIICAKEPLSVQVHPDDLLAREIEKQNNGKTETWFVLDCNSNSEMVLGLTNYDKEVVENKLKNNNLGDILNIVKVQKSRFYNIPAGLVHGLGTMNKSNITVIEVQQPSDTTYRLYDYKRVDKNNQMREIHVDKALKCIKDLDYNAEIRSNSDEDLYYQNEFYKCELISNSKVTKDNGWAIVYENDNYFSYEVSVGEVLPNRAIFFVSWIKN; translated from the coding sequence ATGAAAAAAATAGTTCCAATAATTCATAATAAAATTTGAGGTTATGAGATATGATTAGTTTCATCTTTAAAGGGTATGGAAACTAAGTTTACAGATAACTCACTAGTAAAAAACGCACCATTGATTAAAATTATTTGTGCTAAAGAACCTCTCTCAGTTCAAGTCCATCCTGATGATTTATTAGCAAGAGAAATAGAAAAACAAAATAATGGTAAAACTGAAACTTGATTTGTACTAGACTGTAATTCTAATAGTGAAATGGTTTTAGGATTAACAAATTATGATAAAGAAGTTGTTGAAAATAAATTGAAAAATAACAATTTAGGTGATATTTTGAATATCGTAAAAGTTCAAAAATCTCGTTTTTACAACATTCCTGCTGGTTTAGTTCATGGTTTGGGTACAATGAATAAATCGAATATTACTGTTATTGAAGTTCAGCAACCTTCCGATACAACTTATCGTCTTTATGATTATAAAAGAGTTGATAAAAATAATCAAATGCGCGAGATTCATGTAGATAAAGCATTAAAATGCATTAAAGATCTTGATTATAATGCTGAAATTAGAAGTAATAGCGACGAAGATCTTTATTATCAAAACGAATTTTATAAATGTGAATTGATATCAAATTCTAAAGTGACTAAAGATAACGGTTGAGCAATAGTTTATGAAAATGATAATTATTTTTCTTATGAAGTAAGTGTTGGTGAAGTTCTACCTAATCGAGCAATATTCTTTGTTAGTTGAATTAAAAATTAA